In Pseudomonadota bacterium, one genomic interval encodes:
- the brxD gene encoding BREX system ATP-binding protein BrxD has translation MKAAVAESTAIVSALRSGLVPSQGLEHLATGLDALVDAVNEELDFVAGGKGLSKWIRGEYGTGKTFAARYLCAHARQRRFATSEVQISINDTPLHHLETVYRRLIERLETAADGPNAFQAIVEGWLYQVGDEVTRLRGISEDDPAFADATEQRLEDKLADLSRRNPAYAQVLRAYHRATHEGDFATAQGLLAWLAGQPHTDRSVLKAAGVKGKVDGQASLTFLAGLLQLLEQSSYAGLVVVLDEVETIQRMNAQTREKSLNALRQLMDMLAKDELPGLYLVVTGTRDFYEGYKGLKGLAPLHQRVQVNFGKDATFDNLKAPQVRLLPFTEDRLLTVGKKVRDLYPAKHGERVSQKMGDAFLKALVNQVTAGFGGSVALAPRLFLRELVDVLDRVDQHEAYDPAEHYKLDLGDESKLTPEELAAKHGREPSYPDDESTGDDAATKTRRLDG, from the coding sequence ATGAAGGCCGCCGTCGCCGAATCCACCGCCATCGTCAGTGCGCTGCGCAGCGGTCTGGTTCCCAGCCAGGGCCTCGAGCACTTGGCGACCGGGCTCGATGCGCTCGTCGACGCCGTCAACGAGGAGCTCGATTTCGTGGCTGGCGGCAAGGGGCTCTCGAAGTGGATCCGGGGCGAGTACGGCACGGGCAAGACGTTTGCGGCCCGCTACCTCTGCGCCCACGCACGGCAGCGGCGCTTTGCTACTTCCGAGGTTCAGATCTCCATCAACGACACACCGTTGCACCACCTGGAAACGGTGTATCGCCGGCTCATCGAGCGCCTCGAAACCGCCGCAGATGGACCGAACGCATTTCAGGCCATCGTCGAAGGCTGGCTCTACCAGGTCGGGGACGAGGTGACGCGCCTGCGCGGAATCAGCGAGGATGACCCGGCGTTTGCCGATGCGACCGAGCAGCGGCTCGAGGACAAGCTGGCGGATCTCTCGCGCCGCAACCCCGCCTACGCGCAGGTCCTCCGCGCCTACCACCGCGCCACGCACGAAGGCGACTTCGCCACCGCCCAGGGCTTGCTCGCCTGGCTGGCAGGTCAGCCTCATACGGATCGTTCGGTGCTCAAGGCCGCCGGCGTCAAGGGAAAGGTCGACGGCCAGGCGTCGCTGACCTTCCTCGCCGGCCTGCTGCAGCTCCTCGAGCAGTCGAGCTACGCCGGGCTGGTGGTCGTGCTCGACGAAGTCGAGACCATCCAAAGGATGAACGCTCAGACTCGCGAGAAGTCCCTGAACGCGCTCCGCCAGTTGATGGACATGCTGGCCAAGGACGAGCTTCCAGGTCTGTATCTGGTGGTCACGGGAACGCGAGACTTCTACGAGGGCTACAAAGGACTGAAGGGGCTCGCGCCGCTGCACCAGCGAGTTCAGGTCAACTTCGGCAAGGACGCCACCTTCGACAACTTGAAGGCACCCCAGGTACGGCTGTTGCCGTTCACCGAGGATCGTCTTCTCACCGTCGGGAAGAAGGTCCGGGACTTGTATCCCGCAAAGCACGGCGAACGCGTATCGCAGAAGATGGGCGACGCGTTCCTGAAGGCCCTGGTGAACCAGGTGACCGCCGGCTTCGGTGGCTCGGTGGCCCTCGCTCCGAGGCTGTTCCTCCGCGAGCTCGTCGACGTGCTGGACCGCGTCGATCAGCACGAGGCCTACGATCCCGCAGAGCACTACAAGCTGGACCTCGGTGACGAGAGCAAGCTGACTCCCGAAGAGCTCGCGGCCAAGCACGGCAGGGAGCCGAGCTATCCCGACGACGAGAGCACCGGGGACGATGCGGCGACCAAGACGAGGCGGCTGGACGGGTAA
- the pglZ gene encoding BREX-2 system phosphatase PglZ, with protein sequence MRTRSCCPRCWRAPTSTTCILRRTLSHLAEETLTVLGDGASSLLAEADRLGRETLTPTQLQTSRVLPLAFADRCHALARQAAAGKPVSAADIAWLASHRAARMHRADMTVLDCIARLSRYLDQPFSPNADILEQVRAYQHEGAFADLAVMQLRRAMASSARYHAEANKVLVAVRERRDRENSHFAETIAAAYEGALHRDGLTPLHRLWKRTVAPLWQEEPKARIYLVVLDGCSYPVFLELLYALAQDSSFPLGIKPDAEGRVVGLPGLAPLPTVTSHARGAIFLGELPNDPLVAETVFRDQDEAKTDKARFHQNAALDGRTRRLLLKGDLSDGGQTLLQTLEDESVAVVAAVFNAVDDQIGSSNTGATVRLLPEDIMGFKPSLRAAVRAGRHVLVTADHGHSPFVDKALRAGAGKAPRYIALGKNDAPPEGFMEIDIGALGGPPERRAFAWRSGGYLGNPQVGFHGGCGLEEMVVPLAWLERDGLHADEPAWWFGRGVLLEQPSIRPAEPPIVTPLPSEELKPKKAAPQLSLFDPADKAASLGLPSSLLERLNGDQKAVLVLLKENGSARASELADRLAKNPGRLNGLMRTLRRTLHSEGLVLFTDEVLPSGETLYRYQAPAAQKGDA encoded by the coding sequence ATGCGCACCAGAAGCTGCTGCCCGCGCTGCTGGCGGGCGCCGACATCGACTACCTGCATCCTGCGCCGGACGCTCTCTCACCTCGCCGAAGAGACCCTCACCGTGCTCGGGGACGGCGCGAGCTCGCTTCTGGCCGAAGCGGATCGGCTCGGCCGGGAAACGCTGACCCCGACGCAGTTGCAGACGAGCCGCGTGCTGCCGCTAGCGTTCGCCGATCGTTGCCACGCGCTTGCCCGGCAGGCCGCCGCTGGCAAGCCCGTTTCCGCGGCCGACATCGCCTGGCTGGCGTCGCACCGGGCGGCGCGCATGCATCGGGCCGACATGACGGTGCTCGACTGCATCGCCAGGCTGTCGCGATATCTCGACCAGCCCTTCTCGCCAAACGCCGACATCCTCGAGCAGGTTCGGGCCTACCAGCACGAAGGCGCGTTCGCCGACCTCGCGGTGATGCAACTCCGGCGCGCCATGGCGAGCAGTGCTCGCTACCACGCCGAGGCGAACAAGGTCCTCGTGGCGGTACGGGAGCGCCGAGATCGTGAGAACAGCCACTTCGCCGAGACGATCGCGGCGGCCTACGAGGGTGCCCTGCACCGTGACGGGCTCACCCCGCTGCATCGTCTGTGGAAGCGCACCGTCGCGCCGCTCTGGCAAGAGGAGCCGAAGGCACGCATCTACCTCGTCGTCCTCGATGGTTGCAGCTACCCGGTCTTTCTCGAGCTGCTCTACGCCCTTGCTCAGGACAGCAGCTTCCCGCTCGGGATCAAGCCGGACGCCGAGGGTCGTGTCGTAGGTCTTCCCGGGCTTGCCCCACTCCCCACGGTGACGAGCCACGCGCGCGGAGCGATCTTCCTTGGGGAGCTTCCGAACGACCCGCTCGTGGCGGAGACGGTCTTCCGCGACCAGGACGAGGCGAAGACAGACAAGGCGCGCTTCCACCAGAACGCTGCCCTCGACGGCCGCACGCGCCGGTTGCTCCTGAAGGGCGACCTGTCCGACGGCGGACAGACGCTGCTTCAGACACTCGAAGACGAGTCCGTCGCCGTCGTGGCGGCGGTGTTCAACGCCGTCGATGATCAGATCGGCTCGTCGAATACCGGCGCTACCGTCCGGCTGCTGCCCGAGGACATCATGGGTTTCAAGCCCAGCTTACGGGCGGCCGTCCGAGCGGGACGGCACGTGCTGGTCACCGCCGACCACGGCCACAGTCCCTTCGTCGACAAAGCTCTCCGCGCCGGCGCGGGCAAAGCACCACGGTACATCGCGCTCGGGAAGAACGACGCCCCGCCGGAGGGCTTCATGGAGATCGACATCGGCGCCCTCGGTGGTCCCCCTGAAAGGCGGGCGTTCGCCTGGCGCTCGGGGGGCTACCTCGGCAACCCGCAGGTGGGTTTCCACGGCGGTTGCGGTCTCGAGGAGATGGTCGTTCCCCTTGCATGGCTCGAGCGGGATGGACTCCACGCAGACGAGCCGGCGTGGTGGTTTGGCCGCGGCGTGCTCCTCGAGCAACCTTCGATACGCCCGGCAGAGCCGCCGATCGTCACGCCGCTCCCATCCGAGGAGCTCAAGCCCAAGAAGGCGGCGCCCCAGCTCTCCCTGTTCGATCCCGCCGACAAAGCGGCGTCGCTTGGCCTTCCCTCCTCGCTGTTGGAACGCCTCAATGGGGACCAGAAGGCGGTGCTGGTTTTGCTCAAAGAGAATGGATCTGCACGTGCGAGCGAGCTCGCGGACCGACTGGCCAAGAACCCTGGTCGCCTGAACGGTCTGATGCGAACGCTGCGGCGCACACTTCACTCGGAAGGCCTCGTCCTCTTCACGGATGAAGTCCTGCCGAGCGGCGAGACGCTGTATCGCTACCAAGCACCAGCGGCTCAGAAAGGGGATGCATGA